One segment of Micromonospora parathelypteridis DNA contains the following:
- a CDS encoding helix-turn-helix domain-containing protein: MLDVIGLTTAEEELYRCLLQLTTARIDELVRRLDRPREQVVAQVEALRAKGLVQPTDNDPNAPLRPTAPDVALGATLLRRQEDLEAARRRVTQLAEEYRSGLRRHDVDHLVEVITGARVLRDRLRDLQNAARTEVLWFCRANPLAMAGPENVEEFDALARGVSYRAIYERDLLLEPGALADLAKGVAAGEQARVLDRLPVRLAIVDARIAICPLVPDRDGGEPSAAVIGRSQLLDALLALFDSHWRVATRLRLDDPLAVTATENRRPDPADHPSDGYQPDADEARLLSLFVAGVPDKSIASQLGVSRRTVQRRIADLMAAAGVDTRPGLAFQVARRGWL; encoded by the coding sequence GTGTTGGACGTGATCGGCCTGACCACGGCTGAGGAGGAGCTCTACCGCTGCCTGCTCCAGCTCACCACGGCCCGCATCGACGAGTTGGTCCGCCGCCTGGACCGGCCCCGCGAACAGGTCGTCGCCCAGGTCGAGGCACTGCGCGCCAAGGGCCTGGTGCAGCCCACCGACAACGATCCGAACGCGCCGCTGCGCCCGACCGCCCCGGACGTCGCCCTCGGCGCGACGCTGCTGCGCCGCCAGGAGGACCTGGAGGCGGCCCGCCGGCGGGTCACCCAACTGGCCGAGGAGTACCGGTCCGGGCTACGCCGCCACGACGTCGACCACCTCGTCGAGGTGATCACCGGCGCGCGGGTGCTCCGGGACCGTCTGCGCGATCTGCAGAATGCGGCGCGTACCGAGGTGCTGTGGTTCTGTCGGGCCAACCCGCTCGCCATGGCCGGCCCGGAGAACGTCGAGGAGTTCGACGCGCTGGCCCGCGGCGTCAGCTACCGGGCCATCTACGAACGTGACCTGCTGCTGGAACCGGGCGCGTTGGCCGACCTGGCCAAAGGCGTCGCCGCCGGCGAGCAGGCCCGGGTCCTGGACCGACTACCGGTCCGACTGGCCATCGTGGACGCCCGCATCGCCATCTGCCCGTTGGTGCCCGACCGCGACGGCGGCGAACCCAGCGCCGCCGTGATCGGCCGCAGTCAACTGCTCGACGCGCTGCTCGCCCTCTTCGACAGTCACTGGCGGGTGGCCACCCGGCTGCGGCTCGACGACCCCCTCGCCGTCACGGCGACCGAGAACCGACGGCCGGACCCCGCAGACCATCCCAGCGACGGTTACCAACCGGACGCCGACGAGGCGCGGCTGCTGTCACTGTTCGTGGCCGGCGTACCGGACAAGTCCATCGCCTCCCAGCTCGGGGTGAGCCGGCGGACCGTACAACGGCGCATCGCCGACCTGATGGCCGCCGCCGGTGTGGACACCCGGCCGGGGCTGGCGTTCCAGGTCGCCCGACGCGGCTGGCTCTGA
- the recN gene encoding DNA repair protein RecN produces the protein MLEELRITGLGVIDDTTLPLTGGMNVITGETGAGKTMVVTGLGLLFGGRADAGRVRAQPGRAVVEGRLRLQGRVADAVHARITEAGGEPDEDGSVLLSRTVTVEGRSRAHVGGRSMPVSMLGEVGEQAVAVHGQSDQLRLLRPAEQRAALDRFAGPGHEKLLDALREAYTGWRRVVDDLADRRRNARERNQEADLLRLGLDEITRVDPQPGEDDELKTEAQRLEHAEGLRTAAQIAQQCVAGGAEATDEAPDAAALLGTARRTLEAQSGTDPALGELAARLEEAATLVTDVSAELSAYLATLDADPARLQHVYERRAALRALTRKYADDVDGVIAWADRARTRLSDLDTSDDLLDELERDGQRLAVEVADLAGRVSVSRQEAAVRFADQVTVELAGLAMPHARIEVAVVPRPAGRAEPTLSVNGVEVGVTSDGGDEVELRLLAHPGAPSLPLQRGASGGELSRVMLAIEVVFAGSGGPPTLVFDEVDAGVGGQAAVEIGRRLARLARSHQVLVVTHLPQVAAFADRHLVVAKDTGGAVTTSGVRVVEDTERARELARMLAGLPDSDLGIAHAEELLAVAAKERRL, from the coding sequence GTGCTGGAAGAGCTGCGCATCACCGGACTCGGCGTCATCGACGACACCACGCTGCCGTTGACCGGCGGCATGAACGTGATCACCGGCGAGACCGGTGCGGGCAAGACGATGGTGGTGACCGGCCTGGGCCTGCTCTTCGGCGGCCGGGCCGACGCCGGGCGGGTCCGGGCCCAGCCCGGCCGGGCGGTGGTGGAGGGGCGGTTGCGCCTGCAGGGGCGGGTCGCCGACGCCGTGCACGCGCGGATCACCGAGGCCGGTGGCGAGCCCGACGAGGACGGCTCGGTGCTGCTGAGCCGCACGGTGACGGTGGAGGGGCGCTCACGCGCCCACGTCGGCGGGCGGAGCATGCCGGTGTCGATGCTCGGTGAGGTCGGCGAGCAGGCGGTCGCCGTGCACGGTCAGTCCGACCAGCTGCGGTTGCTGCGCCCGGCCGAGCAGCGGGCCGCCCTGGACCGGTTCGCCGGCCCCGGGCACGAGAAGCTGCTCGACGCGCTGCGCGAGGCGTACACCGGGTGGCGGCGGGTGGTCGACGACCTGGCGGACCGGCGACGTAACGCCCGCGAGCGCAACCAGGAGGCGGACCTGCTGCGCCTCGGCCTGGACGAGATCACCCGGGTCGATCCGCAGCCGGGTGAGGATGACGAGCTGAAGACCGAGGCGCAGCGGCTGGAGCACGCCGAGGGGCTGCGGACGGCCGCGCAGATCGCGCAGCAGTGCGTGGCGGGCGGTGCGGAGGCCACCGACGAGGCGCCCGACGCGGCGGCGCTGCTGGGCACCGCCCGACGGACGTTGGAGGCGCAGTCGGGCACCGACCCGGCGCTGGGTGAGCTGGCGGCCCGCCTGGAGGAGGCGGCGACGCTGGTCACCGACGTGTCGGCGGAGCTGTCGGCTTACTTGGCGACGCTCGACGCGGACCCGGCCCGGTTGCAGCACGTCTACGAGCGGCGGGCGGCGCTGCGCGCGTTGACCCGCAAGTACGCCGACGACGTCGACGGGGTGATCGCGTGGGCGGATCGGGCGCGTACCCGACTGTCCGATCTGGACACGTCCGACGATCTGCTCGACGAGTTGGAGCGCGACGGTCAGCGGCTCGCCGTCGAGGTGGCCGACCTGGCCGGGCGGGTGTCGGTGTCCCGGCAGGAGGCGGCGGTCCGTTTCGCCGACCAGGTCACCGTCGAGTTGGCGGGTCTGGCGATGCCACACGCGCGCATCGAGGTGGCGGTGGTGCCCCGACCGGCTGGGCGGGCCGAGCCGACGCTGTCGGTCAACGGCGTCGAGGTGGGTGTCACCTCCGACGGTGGTGACGAGGTGGAGCTGCGGTTGCTGGCTCACCCGGGAGCACCGTCGTTGCCGTTGCAGCGCGGTGCCTCGGGCGGTGAGTTGTCCCGGGTGATGCTCGCCATCGAGGTGGTCTTCGCCGGTTCGGGTGGCCCGCCGACGTTGGTCTTCGACGAGGTCGACGCGGGCGTCGGTGGTCAGGCGGCGGTGGAGATCGGCCGGCGGTTGGCCCGGTTGGCCCGTAGCCACCAGGTGCTGGTCGTCACGCACCTGCCGCAGGTGGCGGCGTTCGCCGATCGGCATCTGGTGGTGGCGAAGGACACCGGTGGCGCGGTGACGACAAGCGGGGTGCGTGTGGTGGAGGACACCGAGCGGGCCCGGGAGTTGGCGCGGATGTTGGCAGGTTTGCCCGATTCGGATCTGGGTATCGCCCACGCTGAGGAGCTTCTGGCCGTGGCCGCCAAGGAAAGGCGGCTGTGA
- the steA gene encoding putative cytokinetic ring protein SteA gives MRLPTLRRNRSSDPGTVLGTARLDRRTKRLVGRLRPGDIAVIDHVDLDRVAADSLVAVGVAAVLNAKPSVSGRYPNLGPEVLIAAGIPLLDDLGEGVFEQVREGDQVRIEGNTVFAGAEPVAHGSLQDAESVAKAMADAREGLSVQLEAFAANTMDYLRQERDLLLDGVGVPDIETQMQGRHCLIVVRGYDYKADLDVLRPYIREFKPVLIGVDGGADALVEAGYTPDMIIGDMDSVTDDVLRCGAEVIVHAYPDGRAPGLPRVNGLGVPAVTFPAAATSEDLAMLLADEKGASLLVAVGTHATLVEFLDKGRGGMASTFLTRLKVGGKLVDAKGVSRLYRQSISGSSLLLLVLSAIAAMASAVAVSTVGKAYLGVVAEWWDNFVFQLYRLF, from the coding sequence ATGCGTCTACCCACGTTGCGCCGGAACCGGAGCTCCGACCCGGGCACAGTCCTCGGTACCGCGCGCCTTGATCGCCGGACGAAACGCCTGGTCGGTCGGCTGCGCCCGGGTGATATCGCGGTGATCGACCATGTCGATCTGGACCGGGTGGCGGCCGATTCGTTGGTCGCTGTCGGTGTCGCGGCGGTGCTCAACGCCAAGCCGTCGGTCTCCGGTCGTTACCCGAACCTCGGCCCGGAGGTGTTGATCGCCGCCGGCATTCCGTTGCTCGACGACCTCGGGGAGGGTGTCTTCGAGCAGGTCCGCGAGGGCGACCAGGTGCGCATCGAGGGCAACACGGTCTTCGCCGGTGCCGAGCCGGTGGCGCACGGGAGCCTGCAGGACGCCGAGTCGGTCGCCAAGGCCATGGCCGACGCCCGGGAGGGTCTGTCGGTGCAGTTGGAGGCGTTCGCCGCCAACACGATGGATTACCTGCGCCAGGAGCGCGATCTGCTGCTCGACGGTGTGGGCGTGCCGGACATCGAGACCCAGATGCAGGGTCGGCACTGTCTGATCGTGGTGCGCGGCTACGACTACAAGGCCGACCTGGACGTGTTGCGCCCGTACATCCGGGAGTTCAAGCCGGTGCTGATCGGTGTCGACGGCGGCGCGGACGCGCTGGTCGAGGCCGGGTACACCCCCGACATGATCATCGGGGACATGGATTCGGTCACCGATGACGTGCTGCGCTGCGGGGCCGAGGTGATCGTGCACGCCTACCCGGACGGGCGGGCGCCCGGCCTGCCCCGGGTCAACGGCCTCGGCGTACCGGCGGTGACCTTCCCGGCCGCGGCGACCAGCGAGGATCTGGCCATGCTGCTCGCCGACGAGAAGGGCGCCTCGCTGCTGGTCGCGGTCGGCACCCACGCCACGCTCGTCGAATTCCTCGACAAGGGTCGCGGCGGTATGGCCTCGACGTTCCTGACCCGGCTGAAGGTCGGCGGCAAGCTGGTCGACGCCAAGGGTGTGAGCCGGCTCTACCGGCAGAGCATCTCCGGTTCGTCGCTGCTGTTGCTGGTGCTGTCGGCGATCGCGGCGATGGCGTCCGCGGTGGCCGTCTCGACCGTCGGGAAGGCGTACCTGGGCGTGGTCGCCGAGTGGTGGGACAATTTCGTGTTCCAGCTGTACCGGCTCTTCTAG